ccaagccacactcttcatcacaatcgttgtccgttactcttgatgcttttcatgacaaatcaggtaTTAAAAAGGGTATGTtgaagaacattttacgtgggtgtttacaaactgattatccaaggtgttctcggtcagccttattaccgtaaccctataaatacagaggtgagcgccgtggtaatgctgcaccatatggcacttctagcggaccatgcaaatggctgGATTCGGAGcaagagggtctttagggaccataacgatttattggtaggctacataaaaatatgtaactttatgtcagaccagtacttttttaattctgggactgtgcgctccgtgctactgacagagttcactgctgcagcaacatgttgccactcactctgctttttgttgttggcgatcccaatcccgtgaccgccgaacaaaactacttttcgggcctccatctcacccacaagtgtctccacttcaacctccgtgaaatttcgcttttttgcttttctcagtacttctgccattgtttccgacaagacataatacttgcatctgagtctgtttatATGGAGTTtgaattcatgaggtcatttgcgtTGACCATTTATgtttaaaaaggggcgtgtacggggcggaacgtgaagctgattcagctgcgcacacttgtaggcagtctgtgatttataaagaaaagattgcgtacggtgtgcgtatgcagggttttataaatcggaatattttttggcgcacgcaaaacttgccttttgggcgtacgtacacttttagtagcgATCCCGCGCACAGTtctataaatgagacccctagTGCTTCCCAGGACAGGCTGGCACCTGTACAAACGTCGACTCTCTGATGATGCTAACTACCTTTTCAGTTGCTAACTTCCTTATCCTAGCCCGCTGCATTGTGTCTGCTGGAGAGATAATAGTAAATAAACAGATTTTGATGTCCTTAACATTATCCCAGTGCAATGTTTGAAATTGTATTAATGAATAACGGTACATTTATAGTATGTAATGTAGTTAGATACTTTGCAGATATGAGCTATATTATTAACTGGGTTCATTTATTCCAACGAGCGACGTTGGAAGTTGAGGTGTCTGTGTGGACCTAGCTCTGGGTTGTTGGTGTTATTCCACCCCAGACGGAAACACACCATCGTCAGCACTTATCAGTTCTTAACTGGAGATCGTGTTTCACTTTGAAACTTGCAGGCATCTGAAACCCAAGATTCATTGTGATTGGTGATCTGCATTGGTTTCCATGGTTAGAGAaaccagacctcctcctcctccaagggGAGGTTCTGTACGGGTCAGTCCATGAGGGTCTGTAGGGAACACATGCCTTTATACCGTGATACTGCCCAAGCCTAGAACACAATCACTTTTTTAGGGCCACAGCTCATCTACTGAGATAACTGATATCTTAATATACTGATGAGATTAAGCATTATACGCTTAGGGGAAGTGGTGTTATAAGACCTGTTTTTAAGGTTTGAGGTTAAAGGTCTTAAGTGTGTTCTGGCTGTGCGGTTGGCCTGTCTGGTGTTGTCTGTTAAAGGGTTGTTTTATTtccaccaacacacaaagaaagacacaGTGAATAAACATTCAATACTATTGTCAAGTTCACTGGGAGAGAGCGGTAGATTTGTTGTGGCAGACCTCTTCAGACTAGATAACAACTAttaagtcatttagcagacattgtcagaaggaacaggtaggggatAGGGCAGCTTGCTCAAGGATGTTGTCTACAGGTAGACTCTGTGGACATAGCCAATCAAATGCAGAACCTTTCAGAAAGAGTTTGACCCCCTCACCATCAGACTATTCTGCTTCGGAGATCCACTCCAGGGTGTTGCTATCTGGCATAAAGAGCCCATCCTGTTTCCTCAGAGGGTTGGGAGGGGATTTCCAGGGAAAACGGGACATTAGAGGGTACACTGCCAACAATAATAAAGCAGTTGTGAGAGGAATGGATTATtggcagatacacacacacacaagtgtgtgtctgtgtgtcagtataACATTGTTAATTTTATGATATAAGATGTGTTTGTATAATTGGGTTATTATGTAGGCCATGGGTTTGTAAACCATTTCCTCTAAATCTTAGTCGTGGGATCTTATCGCACAGTACTCTAATTCTTGAGGAAGTGAACCAATCGCAAATTCCGCTGGGCCTTAGTGTTCTGTGCTTCGTCATCATCCCATCTCTAAACCATATCCTGATCCATTTTGGGTCCTGACCCATAGTTTAAACACTGATAGATGACTTATTGTGCTACTGGAGGTTTTGGATTCTATTATAACTAGGAAGTGAGCAGACGAGGTGAAGTAAGTTTCCAGctcatgttttgtgaaaaaggAGAAGCTCTGTTCATGCCCCAACACTGAGCGGTCTGTTGCCTGTGTGcgagtattatgggatgtgtttGAGCTTGTTGAGAAACTTCCCTATCGCATGTTATCGAGAGAGGCAGCGAATTTAGGAACAACGTTTCAACAGGGGACGTGAATTTGCACAAAGTCCTCACAAGCACAAAGTACACGCCACCACCAcacattcatattattattggTATGAATAGTTGTTTATCTGCAAGCCCTGCCATCTAAAAATGCATTGACAACATCCATGTGTTGTGTTGAGTTAGTGTTACCTCAAGCCTGTGTTTGCTGCTCTCTCCTTCCACACATCGATTTTAGGTTCTACTTTCCTTGTTTTGTTGGTTTTTTGTTGTTTCACTTTTTGTACCTTGTCTTTTTGTTGACACAGCAATGaccgtaaacacacacatctgttttgaagtgtgtgtttgtttatctgaGTGCTGCCTGGGTTGAGCTGAGAAGCAGCAGATCTCCCATGCCCCACTCCCTGATGAGGAATGTTTCACCGCCCCTACCCTACCCTACCTGCTGCCTAGGGGAACAGTGTCACATGTGCCGCTGCTAAGAACTCTGGGAAAGCCTGGTAAACTACCCAGAGTGCTTTTACTAACTTCCTGTGTTCTATGTGTGTAGGACCCGGAGGCGGGGGTGGCAGTGCGCGGGCCATCGCGGGCATGGGGCTGGTGCATGTGTCTGGGCCTCGCCCTCATGCTCTCTGGCCTGGTGGTAGGCGGAGCTTACCTTTACCGATACTACATCATGGAGGTGAGAaagccaaacgcacacacacactgagtagTCTACtatagggctgctcgattttgggaacaatcataatcacgattattttagtcaatattgaaatcacgattattcaaacgttttttttgagtttgaaaacatgtattCATTTAGCATGTCtccgatttattttatttttttgtaactgtactttgaaatttcgccttaaaaaatacacaaaatggtcaaaaataaaatgttccaatctaaaatgataaacagatatgtatccagctgttctgccctttctataaaaaaaacaacgaattatgttaattttgtgatggTTTGACACAAAAATCTCGATCAAAGTTCCCAGCCCAAGTAGGCTAATAGAGCATAAAAACCACTAGTCAACTCTATTTAACGTGGTGCATTAAGTTTTGAGTTTTCATGAACTCAGCAGTACAGTAACGGTAtctcccactcacacaaactTGCTGGGGGTTTAGTCCAGTGAGATTGCGGCTAATTTTTAAACAGCCGCGTAGAGCGAATCGAGGACTCTTCTTTTTCACATATACAGTACCTATGTGGTTCCTGCCTACATCAGTTTACCCTTAAAGGTGCATTAACTTGAGATGTGGTCGAGCACGAGGTTCTTGAGTAAGGCATTTCTAAAACACCCAAAATCACCTATAACATAATACATGTGGTCAGGCGCAAGTCCTCCCCTCAAGCTAACCCACCTTTACTCGTTGTATTAGAGACCTTTTTCGACGAGAAGTTACCATTGTTATTTGCTGATATAAATATGATATATCTCCCGCAATCAATCGACCATTCAACTACATTTTGGGAGTAGTTGACAACTGCTTAAATGAGTAGTCGTGAATACAGACGCTTTCACACAGCTTGAGAACATAATACATATTTAATAATTTtactttgtctctgtctttctctccccatcCCAGGAGGgcagggtgtttgtgtgtggggtcaATTATCGGGAGGAAGACTTCATGGTTccagaagatgatgatgatgtgagtCACACGGCAACCATGGGTCCTGAATTGATCTCCATCCGGTACcatgggctgtgattggctgactaCCCTGTGTCCTGATTTGGTCCTTGTCATGTGGTTGGCTAATGGTCTTGTACCGTGCATCCTGATTGGCTTACTTTCCAGTTCTTTGCGTCCTGAGTGGTTGTCAATCCTCTATCGTGCATTCTGATCAGCCGACTTCCTTGTCAAGTGCGTCATTGGATGACTCCTCTGTACCGTGCGATAGATCCGGGTGAACCTGCCATCCGCGTACCAGATGCGCCAGCTGCAGGAGAGTGTGCGGGTGCTGGAGAGGGAGCAGGTGGCCCTCATCAACGTCCCTGTACCAGAGTTTGAGGACACCGATCCCGCTGACATCGTCCACGACTTCGAGAGGGTCAGAACACAAACACTACCTACCATAACATTGTACAACTGACCACTCGggtattataaatatatactatCATTGTTCACTTGttaatattacatatatatattataatgtatattcTCTTATTTAACAACCTTTTAACTATAACATACTATATCCTTTACTATAAAACACTATCACTAAATATAAATCCCTCAGtggtttttgttgttgtctcCAGAGGCTGACTGCCTACCTGGACCTGAACCTCAACAAGTGCTACGTGATCCCCCTCAACACCTCTGTGGTCATGCCCCCGAAAGACTtgatggagctgctggagaacATCAAGGTAACCTCTCCTCCCCTGTTGTTATGGTTATTGGGGCTCTCCTCAGCCTGTTGTTACGGTAACTTTTTATGGTTACGGGCCTTTGGTGACATTTGTGGTATGTTCTGAaatgtgtcagtatgtgtgatGGATGGCTATATGATATGGCTATAGATATGAGATCGACTCGCACCTGCTCCCTAAGGAGGTGTGTTACGTTCACGGTATGATGAGGATGTTGTGGTTCTGTGATTATAGATGGGCACATACCTGCCCCAGTCTTATCTGCTCCATGAGGAGATGGTGGTGACAGAGAGGCTTCACCATGTGGACCAGCTGGGATACTACATCTACAGCCTCTGTCGTGGCAAGCAGACCTTCAAGCTTCAGCGCCGGGAACGCATCATCGGTATTGCCCTAACCTTATAACTTATACTACATTGGTACTGCTACACATAATGGATTAGTACTAAAATACTACTTGACGGACCGTAATAATAAAATAGTGCTAGTATTGTTATACCTGAGTGCTATACATCGCATGACACGTGGAGAGCTTTCAGTTTAAACAATGAGGTGATATACAAACCATTTAAATGAATATGTCCAAAGTATTtcttgggccctattttaacggtctgaaacgcaagtgagaagcgccaagcgcaagtaacTTTGTGGgtggttctatggcgatgtcgctagtttaccggcgctaaaaatgactcttgcgccccggcgcatatctaaaaagggttggtctgaagtagcccaATTACccggtgtggtttgggcgtaaagTGCAatgaaccaatgagagtgccagctcccatcccctttaagagacatgaccgcatttgaatccgagttgatattttgacagcgtgtctgcagtctccgatgagacagatgcacatgaatttcaaacttcaaatggctcagttaatgctaattcacacatggaataaggttttcttccacaacttcctcaaataaatttcggcaaagcaaacgtatatgatataacatatgatatgcagtaactgtggttctatttaatgttatacgcaatacattataaactaGTTTTGTAtctgtattgtatgcattatcgttatcgtctTGTGCTCCTAATATGCTTGTGTCCCCCCGTttatatacattgccatggtccgtattatgcgttacgtgtttagtttgcgtgtctTTAAACGGATGGACGTACGCACGCTcgcattcattctttttaacactcactcgccgtaaaacaatgttttctcacgatcaaatactcaatCAATACTCATCAAtagggttgggtatcgtttgggttttatccgataccggtgcctactcggtacttttcaaacggttccggtgctaaaacggttctcaaaccggtacttaaaaaaacgaaacggcacacacttgcattaagcagaaagtcagcggacactgagttgaatggcatcggtgtttgctagcctacttgatatgcaagatttacggtTGGCATTCAATTACTCTACATACCCGAAGAGGCTGCTGTGACTGATACATAtctttttaaaattacaaataattgtaattactcactgaaggcaggcaggcacgcatcatggcgcaacattactgccaaagtcatattaagtaaTATAACTCATGTGCGCAAGGAagccacaggagacgccaacattgttttcaaccgctcggtaccgcgctgtattaattcccaagttttgaaaagaaaaagtatttgacGTGTATAACGactctgtttttgatttgtttacttGGTTTTTGAACAGcaagttttggatgcatgcatcggctttgagtttgtttgtttgttaatttaaaattacattcgctcgcaacacacacacgcacacacgcacacgctcattcacgttcacccactacaacctgccgatcttcaatcaaaacatcaagtaagcgatgccacagcgcgttgacaagtccgtcccgagtctcgaggcgcccataggctttatggtttatatgtttgaaagccgtgacacactcttttaccacttggcctgaaataccacgcctcgcagtcatggacctataaagaaagtcgtAGTCGTACCATGCTTGTTTACCGCAACATTGAGaagggtcccgtctgaaactgagtcgcgcagcgctgcgttcccaacgttgtgtaatcaaatacaccggtatggccgtaggctatataaaaaaaatcatatcctaacgaaaatacacaccgttattcagtgagaaccggtatagcgcccagcactaacgcaagttgacgccgcaacaccatgggggcggggcagggggcgttaaaaaacgtccggcaccgttatgaggaaccgaaatgtgcgttcttattcgatctcgttacaaccgtttacgtcggaaccggttccctactggaaccgagtttcggtgctcaaccctactcatcaatcctaaaagttatggtcatgtacacgatgtctgtgtccagaaaatatgtgttttctgtacggtgtttgcagatgcattgatttaaaagtacaacttattactgctgtatcagctgttctttccccaagtaatttaccaagaatgtgtggctaggtagatgagagaagcaaagtgtatgcgcgaggtgcacaagcaacattatgaatgcgcccttaaaatagcatctgaacaatgcgccactgactttaaacgaggcatttcctggtttgtggcgcaagtggtttctgaaactgcaaaatagcaccagggaacgtttgcgcca
The window above is part of the Gadus morhua chromosome 20, gadMor3.0, whole genome shotgun sequence genome. Proteins encoded here:
- the itm2bb gene encoding integral membrane protein 2Bb — encoded protein: MVKVSFNSALGQKEAKKDVETLIPEDEKDPEAGVAVRGPSRAWGWCMCLGLALMLSGLVVGGAYLYRYYIMEEGRVFVCGVNYREEDFMVPEDDDDIRVNLPSAYQMRQLQESVRVLEREQVALINVPVPEFEDTDPADIVHDFERRLTAYLDLNLNKCYVIPLNTSVVMPPKDLMELLENIKMGTYLPQSYLLHEEMVVTERLHHVDQLGYYIYSLCRGKQTFKLQRRERIIGMQKREALNCFKIRHFESQQVVETSICEL